Genomic segment of Pseudorca crassidens isolate mPseCra1 chromosome 10, mPseCra1.hap1, whole genome shotgun sequence:
gaaactaatacaaactACTTGAAAAGGATACATATTTTTACTCACGAATgctatttctataaatttatcctaaggaaataactgAACAAAACACATTgtatgtacatgaatattcaccAGAGCATTAAACACGAAAAAAATGGCAAAGAGCATAAATGTTCAACAGGAAATTATATAAATAGACTGCAGTATGTACAAGTaatagaacagggacttccctggtggcgcagtggttaagaatccgcctgccaatgcaggggacacgggttcgatccctggtccaggaagattccacatgccgtggagcaactaagcccgtgtaccacaactactgagcctgtgctctagagcctgtaagccacaactactgagcccacgtgccacaactactgaagcccatgcgtctacagcccatgctccacaacaagagaagccactgcaatgagaagcctgcgcactgcaatgaagagcagcccccactcgccgcaacaaagacccaatgcagccaaaaataaataagtttataaaaaaaaagaacagtatgtAGCCATTACAATTTATGTTGCCCTACATATATTGAATAATATCTTTATATCCAGAGTATTGTCATAAAAATATGATactatttttatccattttctatttaatatatcCCTATGATACATCATATAATTTCATTCACAGCTATTTCAGAATATAACTTAAaaggactcaaaaaaaaaaaccgatGAAACTATTTTTATACCaagaaaattaacagtaatttctCCTTAATACCATCAAATAACCAATCTGTGTTCAAATATCTGTCTCAAAAAGATTTTAGTTTGTGCAAATCAGGATCCAAGTAAGATCAATACATTGGAGCTGGTTCACATGCCTCTTAAATCCCTTCTAATCTAtgcttcttcctcctttctttaccttttttcccccatacAGTTTACTTTACAGGAAACAAGTCTTTTATCATGTGATTTCCAGTCTCAGTACCATTTACCATGCTCCCTTGCTCcttgtatttttctgtatatgGGTACTTGGATCTAAGTATTGGTAAGATTCACATTTGATTTTGGACAAGAAACCTTGGTAGATAGTGCTATCTTCTTCCATCAAGAGACCTGGGGGGTCTCTGTAGATACAGTTTATGGTGTATTAAGTATTtatggatagggagggtgggagggagggagatgcaagagggacaagatatggggataaatgtatatgtatagctgattcactctgttataaagcagaaattaacacaccattgtaaggcagttatactccaataaagatgttaaaaaataattaaataaaataaaataattaattaattatttttaaaaagtatttatgaaCAAttctcagttttggaaaattgaaTCTAAGTTTGTTTAGATTCGCATATATTTTAACAAGTAAAAAGTATCATGTCTTATTGACCTGCTGAGAAACATATGCTGACAAATGGCAGAAATATCATCACAGGAGGATGTTTTACACATTTCTTCAATCCTCAGCTTACCTCACCCCGAAAGCCATAGGTAGAAATATGAGCTAAATCCTCAAAGGACTGCAGTTTACTTGTGGTGAACCTCTCACACACAATCTCCAGATCTTCTTTCTAGAAGGtgcaaaaaaaatcagtgaataaTTATGTTACTCatttttccaaatcttttttaATTTCCCTCTTCTTGATTGAATCCAGGAAGACATTCCTCTTGGGAGAAGAGTTCTAAATCAGCAGGAGCGTCCTCTCTGGACGTCCAGAACTCCACTCGGTCCTGctgctccttcttcctctctcgcCTCATTCCTCAGCCTCATTTGCTGCTTCTGTCTCATCTCCCCTGAGAGTGGATAATTCACAGTTCCATCCCTGGACCTCTGCTCTGTCTACGCTCACTGTCTTGATGATATCACCCAGGCTCACAGATTTTACAAAAATCATTACTGTATTAGAAAACTTCTTTATTAAAAATCTATAGGTACatttaattgtagtaaaatatacatgacaagatttaccattttaaccctctttaagtgtacagttctgtggcatgaaatacattcacattgttgtgcaaccatcaccaacaTCCATGTCCAGAACTCTTTCATCTCCACAAAcaaactgtacccattaaacaaaacctctcaggacttccctggtggtccagtggttagggtttcatgcttccattgcagggggcaagggttcaatccctggtcggggaactaagatgatTCCGCAGGCCATGTGGCGCAGGCCCCCAaccccctggaaaccaccattctactttctgattCTATGCATTTAGCTACCCTAggtacctcatacaagtggaatcatatagtatttgtccttttgtgactggctaatttcacttagcatactgtcttcaaggttcatccacgtagTAGCACTTGTCAAAATCTCACTCCTttgtaaggctgaataacatttcattgtatgtatcacattttgtttatccattcatctgttgatactTGGGTTGCCTCCACCTTTTGGTTATCATGAatatgttgctatgaacatgagtgtgcAAATCTCTTCAAGGCCctgctttcaactcttttgggtatatacccagaagtggaattgctgggtcatatggcaattgtttaattgttttaaggaaccaccataccattttccacaatggctgtactattttatattcccaccagcaacatacaagagttccaatttctcaacatccttgtcaatatttttaatttttattgtagttgaaatatttggtttttattaattacttaattaattatAACAGCCATCCTAGTGAATGTCAAGTGGTATCTCACTGCAATTTTTATTTGTAGTTCCCTAGTTACCAGTCATGTTGAGCTTCTCTTTATGTGAGTCTCATGGCTTTTAATACCATCAAAATGGAATACACCAAATTTTTATCTCCAGACTCATACATGTATCCAACTAACAGGCATCTTAAGTTGAACATACCCCAAAATGAATTTCTGATCTTCCCCCAAACCTGCTTGTTCCATAGCCTTCTCAAGAGTAAAtggcaactcttttttttctatttgcacAGGCCAAAACCTTGAAGTCATTCTTGACTCCTCTTTTTCTTACTCCCTGGACAAGCAAATTCTGAGAGCTTTGGTCTTCATCATCAACCCAGAATCTCACTGCTTCTTACATCTCTGTCACAACCAAACCGGTCCTGTCCGGTCCTTCTATCCTGTCCTGCTACAGTCTATTTTCTGCATTGCAGACAAAAGAGTTCTTATAAAACTTGCCAAAGCATGTCACCTCTTTGCTCAAAACCCTCTAAAGAATATCCCACCTCAtccagagtaaaagccaaataTTTTACAACATCCTACAAGGTCCTACATGCTCAGCCTGGTTATCCTTCAGACCTCATTTCCTTTTAGGCTTCCACTCCCTCCACCACCCATTCTAGACATACCAACCCCCTTGCTAGTCCTTAAGCGTGTCATGCAAGCTTCCATTTCGTGGTTTTTGTGTGTATTGTTCTCTTTGCTCAGGACACTCAACCTTTAAAGTTTCATGACTCGCTCCTTGACCTCCTTATTCTCCTGAACAGTACCCAGCAtggagtaggtactcaataaatatttatttttcaaacaatcCCATCCATAAAAGCCTAAAGTTTCCAGAACAGGGAGAAGTCCCACCACTTCCTGCAGATGTAGCACACGAAGCACACAAACATCCTGCCGCTCTGAGGTTTTCCTTACCCTGATGCCGGTGCCATTGTCTTGGATCTGAATCAACTTCAGGCCTCCCTCTTTAATAACCACTTGAATACTTGTGGATTTTGCATCTAAACTggcaaatcaaacaaaaaaataataatttattagtcTGCAACTACTCTAATGCACATATTTTAATACGAGTCAGGGGATAAGAACAAATTCCAGACAAATATAAGACTCAGTGTGTTTTCCTTTGTCTCACAGGCTCTGTGACTACATTGTTATCAGTTTACATGctgtgtgagagagagggaaggaagagagggacgGAGTGAGGAACCATCATTTCCAATAGGACATTCAGCAACTTTTCTGTTCctctaggaaaaaaagaaagggaagttaGAAGTGGGACCTTTTAGTACATGCCTCTTTCTTACCTACTTTTCAACTAATTCTACCATCTGTTACTCAAACTTTATTCAGCCTCACGCTCCTAAATGACCCttataaaatgtcattaaaaaaattctaaatgttttTCTCTACTATTTTctttatgcaaatatatttatgttgggggaaagaaaaaatggCAGTGCAGAAAGCTCTTTAAGAAGTCAATACATCTTTTTATTCCTTCAAAGAGTAACCTACAAGCATAGAGCACCTACAGAGCTACAGAAAATAAATCCAGACTGAGGCTGCATGAGAAAGAAAAGTTTCCTCCTCCTCACACAGAAAATTCTTTATTCAGAAATAAGATATTAAGTTACTTAAATATTAAAGATCTTTCTCAGGAGCCCCTAAATTGAAGTTGTACTTAGCCGTCTTGACTTACGTATTAAAAAGAGCATAACTGGACTCCATACAAAATCTCTGCTTAGAGAATTCTAATCCACTGATCTAACATGTGTAGTGTTGCCGTAGTCTTCTGGCACAGTACAGTAACAGGCCTAAATCGTTCTGTCAGTTAATTCTAACACTGCAGAAACAAAAGCCAGCCTTTGTGAATTTAAAGTCAAAAGGAGAAACCATCCCCAGTCTCCCTGCTCCTTCTTTTGTCTACCTTCtaattctcttcctttctctcagtGGTCCTTTCAGACCCACTGTTCTTTCAGTCCCATTACCCACGAtggttgtttgtgttttcacAACAATCCCTTTACAAACCTACCAATCTTCGCtgggacatttttttccttttaacgtATAGATTTTATTAACATCAATGCATTTTAACACAAAGGATCTGACATAACGTTTAGGTACACTATGAGCCTCTGTCCTTTTTAAAGTTTACAGTTTACACCCAACTTTCTTTCCACGTTTTTAATCTCCTCCTTCCACAAGGTTTGTGTGACAGTTCTAAACTTCAGAATCCATAAAATCAGATATCTTCAAAGTGACCCCGCAAAAAGTAAAGGGCAGGAAAATCCTAAGTGGGGTCAATCACTTGGCAATAGGGAAATCACAAGTTAAACCCCAAGTCCATCGAACTCTCCTAAAATCTCAGcaatttatttagaataaaactcaaaatgaatcgtACTTCTGAATGTAGATGGATGACTTCCGGAATAAGCAAGAAACTGATAACACATAGTAACCTCTGAAGGATGAAggaagtttttttccttttaaattataaaatttttatacatttaaaaatttgcacCTTCcgcatatataatttttaaaggacttCTCTTAATGACAACACGAAAATATTGTGTAACCCTCTCCTTGCCCCGCAACAACCCTGAAGTCTCGCGAGGACGCTCGAGGACCCGTGAGGGGCGAAGGCAAGACCCCCGGCCTCCGCCGCCGCGGCCCTGCGCCGCACACGCCTTGGCTGCGGGCAGGGAGGCGTGTCCGCCCTATCCTGAGCATCGGCCCGTTAAGTCGTAGCCTCTAAGGAAGCCTTGACTCCCTTCGTACCAGTTCTCTATCATCTCCTTGATGGCATTAGCCGGGCGCTGGATAACTTCCCCTGCCGCGATGCGGTTCACCACTGTCTCGTCCAGCCGCCGGATAACCCCCGCTACCAGCGACATTTTGGCGCCAGAGGAGCCCGAGTCACGGAGAGAAGCTAACTGCAAGTGCCTTCAGCCAATCCCCTTAGAGCTTCGTGCCCACATCTTTCCATCAACTCCACTGACGCCGTCCTGCCCCACCCTCTAGCGGCAGCGCCGCTTCCGGGACAGTGAGCTATTGATTGGGCAGCGTGAATGCCAGTCAAATACGTGAGTTCCGGGTTCTCTTAGTCCCGCCCTAAAGCGCCTTCAGTCCACTTTGCAGCTAGAAGGATGTGCGCCTGCGCACTAAAAACCGCTGTCCACTCTTCCTATTGGCTCATGTCTGGGGCAGAGGAATACGAAATCTCCAGCCAATAGGAACAGAGGTGTCGGAGCCGCAGGTTGGTGTCCCCAGCTGGGGTGATCTGGCGCAGAGTGGAGGAGGCGCTTGCGGCTCGCTCCTgctcctcccctctccttgcgGCCTCCCGGAGGTCTGCCCAGCTCCTGTGGCCTCCCGTGAAATGTGGATGACGCCCAAGAGGAGCAAAATGGAAATCGACGAGTCTCGGGGGTTCCGGGCCGAGTGGACACAGCGGTACCTAGTGGTGGAGGCTCCGGAGGGCGAGGGCGCCCTGTGCCTGGTGTGTCGCCGCCTGGTCGTAGCCACCGGCGAACCCGACGTCAGGCACCACTACGAGGCCGAGCACGACTATTACGAGCGGTATGTGGCGGAGGGCGAGCGCGCGGCCCTGGTGGAGCGTCTGCGTCAGGGCGATTTGCCCGAGGCCGCCCCGCTCACTCCGGAGGAGAGAGCTGCTCGTGCAGGTCTCGGGCTCGCCCGCCTCTTGGCCTTGAAGGGTTGCGGCTGGGGCGAGGGGGACTTTGTGCACCGGTGCATGGAGGTGATGCTGAGAGATGTGCTGCCCGATCACGTAAGCGTTCTGGATGGCATTGATTTATCTCCGGAGATCACGCGGCAGAGGGTCCTGGACATTAACCAAAATCTACGCAGTCAGCTTTTTAACCGAGCCAAGGACTTTAAAGCCTATTCCCTTGCCTTGGATGACCAGGCTTTTGTGGCCTATGAGAACTACCTCCTGGTCTTTGTCCGCGGCGTAGGCCACGATTTGGAGGTGCAAGAAGAGCTTCTGACCATAATCAACCTGACTCATCACTTCAGTGTTGGTGCCCTCATGGCGGCAATCCTTGAGGCCCTACAGACGGCAGGGCTTAGCCTGCAGCGGATGGTTGGACTGACCACGACCCACACTCTGAGGATGATTGGTGAGAACTCAGGACTGGTGTCATACATGAGAGAAAAGGCTGTAAGCCCCAACTGTTGGAATGTGATCCATTATTCAGGATTTCTTCACTTGGAACTGTTGAGCTCCTACGATGTAGATGTTAATCAAATCGTAAATGCCATATCTGAATGGATAGTTTTAATTAAGACCAGAGGCGTTAGGCGGCCGGAATTTCAGGCTTTACTAACTGAATCTGAATCAGAGCACGGTGAAAGGGTTAATGGACGCTGTCTGAACAATTGGCTTAGAAAAGGGAAGACTTTAAAACTAATATTTTCCttaagaaaagagataaaaacaTTCTTGGTTTCGATAGGGGCAACAACGGTCCATTTCACAGACCACGAATGGCTTTGTGACTTTGGCTTCTTGGTGGATATTATGGACCACCTTCGAGAACTCAGCGAACTATTGAGAGTGAGTAAAGTCTTTGCTGCTGCTGCCTTTGACCATATTTGTGCGTTTGAAGTGAAGCTGAATTTACTTCAGAGacatattgaggaaaaaaatctaacacACTTTGCCGCCTTGAGCCAAGTTGTTGATGAGCTTAAAGGGCATCTTCAAGAAGACGAAAAAATACTCGATCCTGATAGGTATCGAGTGGTGATCTGTCGCCTACAAAAAGAGTTTGAGAGACATTTCAAGGACCTCAAGTTCATTAAAAAGGACTTAGAACTTTTTGCAAATCCATTTAGCTTTAAACCTGAATATGCACCTATTTCAGTAAGGGTGGAGCTAACAAAACTTCAGGCAAATACTAACCTTTGGAACGAATACAGAACCAAAGACTTAGGGCAGTTCTATGCCGGATTGTCTGCTGAATCTTACCCGATTATCAAAGGGGTTGCCTGTAAGGTGGCATCCTTGTTTGATAGTAGCAAAATCTGTGAAAAGGCTTTTTCATATTTGACTCGGAACCAACACACTTTAAGCCAGCCATTGACAGACGAACACCTCCATGCCCTGTTTCGGATTGCCACCACTGAAATAGAGCCGCATTGGGATGATCTTGTGAGACGAAGAAATGAATCAAATCCATAAACTTTTGTAGTACAACATTGAAACACTCAACAAGAGTCCAATTCTAAAAGCAAACATCTGTTTGATTTTCAAGTTTACTAATTTGGATTGTGGGAAAGCACCACATTATTCATCCAAATTGATCACAATTCAAATTCTtcagacatatttttttttccatatcaaGAGGCAGCATGGGACTGAAACATGCAgacacctttttttaaaacttaatttgatGGCAAAGTCATTATCTTTTGCTTTTATGATACAActgtttttaaagacatttagTACTAATAATGTGAGTTGAATTAGAAGTCTGTTTTTAAGGTGTTTCGAAGAAACTTTAGCTCTTATTTTAACAAAGTGTTAAAATTCTGATGCATATAGTCTGAAATTATCAACTGCTTAAATATATGTTTGAGCCAATTTGCAGAAACTCACATAGCAAGTGCAGAAGTTTCTGAAAAGGAGGAACGTACATACAGTGGAGGTATTTTGTCAAACTGTCAGAATGTTTGAGACtatttttttagacatatttCTGAGTCTGAAGTAAATATTGacatatttcctccctctcacctccctcccacccgccctagcGATAATGATATTACTAATACAGAAAATAAGCACGTAAAATTTTAGTCAGAGgagcaagaatttttttttaattgctagttTAGGAGGCTTCCTGCAGTCTGGAGATCAGACTAACCAATTTTTGGAAGTTTCCCCTGAATTTTTCACAATTGGGTGCTGTTTTATGAGCTTGCCTACTAAAGGACTACGGTAAGTATAGACTCTTAGGGGTTGCCCGCTAGTAATTCTTTTTTCTACTCTAGATAGTTTGGCCCTGTCAAAAaaggatgaggaaaaaaagatgtttgCATCCCAGGATCAGGAGGTGTGAGATATTTTAGCTAATTTGTCCTATCTGCATGAGTGTTGCAGCTTTATAAAGAAATCCTGCTTAGAGGAaaccctttattttaaagtgatatAATATCAAATGTTGTTTGTTGCTGGAAATGGATTTATTATAAATTTGACACTATCCCACACATTGTGTATTTAAGACAGTGCACAAGTGGAAATTTTAACTCTCAAGAAGCAGCTTTATTTACAGATTGTAGCACTTCCGTATTTCTAAGTGAGACATCTGCTTTGTGCTAAAACAGTAATTTTCAAACTTATGTTAACCATGAAAAGGAAATCTTACAGTAAAGCCAAATATGTGAAATGATTTAAGAAGAGGACCCAACTTAGAGATCCTCTCAAGTACAATTTGAAAACTTGTGTTCAAGTCCTGTCTTAACTATTGTAATGCATTTTTCTGTGGCCACTAATTCAGCAAATTCAAGGAACCAGAATACAAACAAGAATTTAGAAGGAACTGAAGCCTGAGCTATCAAAATAGATGCCATAAAGAGCCCAGGAACCAAAATTctgccagtggttctcaaccagagaCGGTATGCCCTCTTTCCAGAGGATGTGGGGAGACATAAAGGGGACTGTTTTAATTGTCACACTTATTGAGGGAAGTTCTGCTGGCATGTCAGCATGAACGACACCCCATCCCCCACAGTGCATAGGACAGCACAGCACAATAAAGACTTATTCCTCCCAGAGTGCCAGTAGACCCCCTGTGTAGATTCTCTTATATTTCGAGGGACAGGGCAAATTACCGGTAGAAGCAGAATTAGAAGGGCAGGTTGGGAAGACTGATAATACTTGATAAGGGACACTAATTCCAACATTCCAAGTTTGTCTGGTAAGATGCAGTCAAGGCCTTGCTAGGTTCTGGTAGCTCACAATAGCATTTATAACTCAGTAATTGGTATTGAACCAGATTAAAGGGCTCTGTTCTATTATACATAATTGGCATAGGGCAGAAAAGAACGTGTAATGTATTACTAAGATACTTAGCAAGAAGGGTCAAGTTAAGATTTGGGTTAACAGGAAGTAAACTTAAATATCTGGAAAAACAACATAgtgaaaaaccaaacaacaacaacaaaaatctaccGGTAGTTTCCCAATAGTTTGGCGTATTCTCTTTCATGCAGGTGCTTTATTGAAAGGATAATTGGAAGACCTGAAAGCTGCTTCTGCTTTCTAACCCCAGTTCCTTAAATATTGAACTCTTGTACATTTTGTGAAGTTCCActatatattttgcttaaggTAATAATAAGATTAGTTATATAGTCAGTGAATGTGGGGGAGGCATAAGCTAAGAATTTTAAATTCACCCTGAACAATAGAGAATTGCCATAAACTAGTctttgtaaaacagaaaaaaaaaagtgtgtattttACTGTTTTCTGTACTAAGTAATTCTGTAACTGCATGGcagtctttaaaaatttctttttataaaatagttGTTAACTAGTCCTGTTGTATCAGTGAATATAGTTAAAAtaagtactatttttaaaaaactctgtgTCCCCATATCTCCCATTCCTACTAGTTTTCTTAAAAGATTTGTCTGTGTTTCCACTGTCCCGTATTGCTGCTCAGACTGCTCTACCAAGCTTACTAAGTCCTTGTCAATATTCCTACCCTCTTTACCCCACTGGCCACGCTTCATTAAATACTTGTTTAGTTTGGCTTCAGGGAGATACCATCTCCAAGTATGCTTTCTCAGTCTTCTTTGCAGGTACCTCTTTCCCTTAAACATCTGTGTCCTTGggatttttaaatttggttttaaGCTGTCTTATTCTACATCATCTCCGTAGctgatctcttttttctttcatggctTCACTTACCAACTTTATGCAAATGACTCCCAAATTCATATCTCCTTTCTAGACCTTTCCTGATTCCTATATCTAATTGCTAACTTAAGTCCACTTTGCTGTCTCATAGGCACCACAACATGTCCTTGACCTTGCCCCCCAAACCTGCTCGTCCTTTCCTGGTCCCTctctcagtaaatggcaccacCACTGCCAACCATTCAGTTGCCCTGACCCGAGCCCCAAAACCAGTTAGCCATGACTTTTCCCTCTTCATCACATCCACTCACACACACCTTTCTGTTAAGCCTGTTGCCTAAACTTTCCTTGATTCTACAATGCTATCCTGATCAAGGCCATCAACCTACCTATATTATAGCACGGGCCTTCTCAGGCTCCATT
This window contains:
- the EPM2AIP1 gene encoding EPM2A-interacting protein 1 — protein: MWMTPKRSKMEIDESRGFRAEWTQRYLVVEAPEGEGALCLVCRRLVVATGEPDVRHHYEAEHDYYERYVAEGERAALVERLRQGDLPEAAPLTPEERAARAGLGLARLLALKGCGWGEGDFVHRCMEVMLRDVLPDHVSVLDGIDLSPEITRQRVLDINQNLRSQLFNRAKDFKAYSLALDDQAFVAYENYLLVFVRGVGHDLEVQEELLTIINLTHHFSVGALMAAILEALQTAGLSLQRMVGLTTTHTLRMIGENSGLVSYMREKAVSPNCWNVIHYSGFLHLELLSSYDVDVNQIVNAISEWIVLIKTRGVRRPEFQALLTESESEHGERVNGRCLNNWLRKGKTLKLIFSLRKEIKTFLVSIGATTVHFTDHEWLCDFGFLVDIMDHLRELSELLRVSKVFAAAAFDHICAFEVKLNLLQRHIEEKNLTHFAALSQVVDELKGHLQEDEKILDPDRYRVVICRLQKEFERHFKDLKFIKKDLELFANPFSFKPEYAPISVRVELTKLQANTNLWNEYRTKDLGQFYAGLSAESYPIIKGVACKVASLFDSSKICEKAFSYLTRNQHTLSQPLTDEHLHALFRIATTEIEPHWDDLVRRRNESNP